From Streptomyces sp. TLI_235, a single genomic window includes:
- a CDS encoding RNA polymerase sigma-70 factor (ECF subfamily): MGTAITHNVPMHNSGRGAAFVGPTRHHGPMRDDEAAAAPGEARPDPAQSGGPGDAPYAESGGPRRPVLGGGSSPQLNEVVSAAVAGEGPAVDALLAYVHPLALRYCRARLVRLPGGARHHVDDVVQEVCVAVLCALPRYRDEGRPFEAFVYGIAAHKIADLQRAAMRGPGSTVIPPDDLPETADESLGPEERALLSSDAAWIKELLSNLPARQRELVLLRVAAGLSAEETGEVLGMSPGAVRVAQHRALSRLRALAEESS, encoded by the coding sequence GTGGGTACGGCGATCACGCATAACGTTCCGATGCACAACTCCGGACGCGGTGCCGCGTTCGTCGGACCGACCAGGCACCATGGACCGATGCGTGACGACGAGGCCGCCGCCGCCCCCGGCGAGGCCCGGCCCGATCCGGCACAGTCCGGCGGTCCGGGTGACGCGCCGTACGCGGAGTCCGGCGGACCGCGCCGGCCCGTGCTCGGCGGCGGCTCCTCGCCGCAGTTGAACGAGGTCGTGTCGGCCGCCGTCGCGGGCGAGGGCCCGGCCGTCGACGCACTCCTCGCCTATGTGCACCCGCTGGCGCTGCGCTACTGCCGGGCCCGGCTCGTCCGGCTGCCCGGCGGCGCCCGGCACCACGTCGACGACGTCGTGCAGGAGGTCTGCGTCGCGGTGCTCTGCGCGTTGCCGCGCTACCGCGACGAGGGCCGCCCCTTCGAGGCCTTCGTCTACGGCATCGCCGCCCACAAGATCGCCGACCTGCAGCGGGCCGCGATGCGCGGCCCCGGGTCCACCGTGATCCCGCCCGACGACCTGCCGGAGACCGCGGACGAGTCGCTCGGCCCGGAGGAGCGCGCCCTGCTCAGCAGCGACGCGGCGTGGATCAAGGAGCTGCTCTCCAACCTGCCGGCCCGCCAGCGCGAACTCGTGCTGCTGCGGGTCGCCGCCGGGCTCTCCGCCGAGGAGACCGGCGAGGTGCTCGGGATGTCCCCCGGTGCCGTCCGGGTCGCCCAGCACCGCGCGCTCAGCAGACTTCGCGCCCTCGCGGAAGAGTCCTCCTGA
- a CDS encoding inosine-5'-monophosphate dehydrogenase has protein sequence MSYNAAGVPEKFAMLGLTYDDVLLLPGASEVLPNQVDTASRVSRNVRVNIPLLSAAMDKVTESRMAIAMARQGGVGVLHRNLSIEDQVSQVDLVKRSESGMVADPITVGPEATLAEADALCARFRISGVPVADPEGRLLGIVTNRDMAFETDRSRQVREIMTPMPLITGKVGISGEDAMALLRRHKIEKLPLVDGDGRIKGLITVKDFVKAEQYPNAAKDAEGRLLVGAAVGASAEAFDRAQALVGAGVDFLVVDTSHGHSHNALAWIAKIKSAVKVDVIGGNVATRDGAQALIDAGVDGVKVGVGPGSICTTRVVAGIGVPQITAIYEAALACRAAGVPVIGDGGLQYSGDIGKALAAGADTVMLGSLLAGCEESPGELQFINGKQYKSYRGMGSLGAMQSRGQGRSYSKDRYFQAEVSSDDKLVPEGIEGQVPYRGPLSAVLHQLVGGLRQTMGYVGAATIAEMESKGRFVRITAAGLKESHPHDIQMTVEAPNYSGR, from the coding sequence ATGTCTTATAACGCCGCAGGCGTACCCGAGAAGTTCGCGATGCTCGGGCTCACGTACGACGACGTCCTGCTGCTGCCCGGGGCCTCCGAGGTGCTGCCGAACCAGGTCGACACCGCCTCGCGGGTCTCCCGCAACGTCCGGGTGAACATCCCGCTGCTCTCGGCGGCGATGGACAAGGTCACCGAGTCCCGGATGGCCATCGCCATGGCCCGCCAGGGCGGTGTCGGCGTGCTCCACCGCAACCTGTCGATCGAGGACCAGGTCAGCCAGGTCGACCTGGTGAAGCGCTCCGAGTCCGGCATGGTCGCCGACCCGATCACCGTCGGCCCGGAGGCCACCCTCGCCGAGGCCGACGCGCTCTGTGCCCGGTTCCGGATCAGCGGCGTGCCCGTCGCCGACCCCGAGGGTCGGCTGCTGGGCATCGTCACCAACCGCGACATGGCCTTCGAGACGGACCGCAGCCGCCAGGTCCGCGAGATCATGACGCCGATGCCGCTGATCACCGGCAAGGTCGGCATCTCCGGCGAGGACGCCATGGCGCTGCTCCGCCGCCACAAGATCGAGAAGCTGCCGCTGGTCGACGGGGACGGCCGGATCAAGGGCCTCATCACGGTCAAGGACTTCGTCAAGGCCGAGCAGTACCCGAACGCCGCGAAGGACGCCGAGGGACGGCTGCTCGTCGGCGCCGCCGTCGGTGCCTCCGCCGAGGCCTTCGACCGCGCCCAGGCCCTGGTCGGCGCCGGTGTCGACTTCCTGGTCGTCGACACCTCGCACGGCCACAGCCACAACGCGCTCGCCTGGATCGCCAAGATCAAGTCGGCGGTCAAGGTCGACGTCATCGGCGGCAACGTCGCCACCCGCGACGGCGCCCAGGCGCTGATCGACGCCGGTGTCGACGGCGTCAAGGTCGGCGTCGGCCCCGGCTCCATCTGCACCACCCGCGTCGTCGCCGGCATCGGCGTGCCGCAGATCACCGCCATCTACGAGGCCGCCCTCGCCTGCCGCGCGGCCGGCGTGCCGGTCATCGGCGACGGCGGCCTGCAGTACTCCGGCGACATCGGCAAGGCGCTCGCCGCCGGCGCCGACACCGTGATGCTCGGTTCGCTGCTGGCCGGCTGCGAGGAGTCGCCCGGCGAGCTCCAGTTCATCAACGGCAAGCAGTACAAGTCCTACCGCGGCATGGGCTCGCTCGGCGCCATGCAGTCCCGCGGCCAGGGCCGCTCGTACTCCAAGGACCGCTACTTCCAGGCGGAGGTCTCCTCGGACGACAAGCTCGTGCCCGAGGGCATCGAGGGTCAGGTGCCGTACCGCGGCCCGCTGTCGGCGGTGCTGCACCAGCTGGTCGGCGGCCTGCGGCAGACCATGGGCTACGTCGGCGCGGCCACCATCGCCGAGATGGAGAGCAAGGGCCGGTTCGTCCGGATCACCGCGGCCGGCCTCAAGGAGAGCCACCCGCACGACATCCAGATGACCGTCGAGGCGCCCAACTACAGCGGCCGGTAA